A portion of the Sulfurospirillum diekertiae genome contains these proteins:
- a CDS encoding methylaspartate mutase, producing the protein MSLLQKERDVITRNEYADSFDFDEIEDFIRNANKEMFISHHFKKRDRLLVQPRGGFPTYKKMFELYEEFMKADIDVLPLTIDSNTRLNDYAMAQKMLTLSEENEMDMLNGYPLVNHGYRTTRKMMTHFNKPVSLRHGTPDARLLVETALASGIFEIEGGPITYMLPYSKNFPLDKAFLYWKYVDKVCALYSTLNEPINRESFGPLTATLVPPCIVIVIQLIEMLLSIEEGVKSFSVSFSQNGSMMQDIVTSHVLKKLAREYADMFGGSDAIINLVYHQWMGAFPRDKNLSDSLINTNTVIAAMVRADKIIIKTRDEAFGIPTMQCNAQSVANTKYTLRTLKGLPVVHDAEEEENLELEVRAIMDAVFNDPADTLWRKVFNTIKNGLIDVPFSPHIINHNEVITIRDESGNIRIIEKGKLPLPDRCFAYEKSKVNLPESKTEVINKIIHDIGAML; encoded by the coding sequence ATGAGTTTACTCCAAAAAGAGCGTGATGTCATCACCCGCAACGAGTATGCTGATAGTTTTGATTTTGATGAGATTGAAGATTTTATTCGCAATGCCAATAAAGAGATGTTTATCTCGCATCATTTTAAAAAGCGCGATCGTCTTTTAGTTCAACCTCGTGGCGGTTTCCCGACCTATAAAAAGATGTTTGAACTCTATGAAGAGTTTATGAAAGCAGACATCGATGTTTTGCCTCTTACCATCGATAGTAACACACGTCTTAATGACTACGCGATGGCACAAAAGATGCTCACTCTTTCGGAAGAAAACGAGATGGATATGCTCAACGGTTATCCGCTAGTCAATCACGGCTATCGTACTACACGTAAAATGATGACACATTTTAATAAACCTGTCAGCCTTCGCCACGGGACACCCGATGCGAGGCTTTTGGTGGAAACGGCACTCGCTTCAGGCATTTTTGAAATCGAAGGTGGTCCGATTACCTATATGCTCCCGTATTCCAAAAATTTCCCTCTTGATAAAGCCTTTTTATACTGGAAATACGTTGATAAAGTATGCGCATTGTACTCAACGCTCAATGAGCCCATCAACCGCGAATCCTTTGGACCGTTGACCGCAACACTCGTTCCGCCGTGTATCGTCATCGTCATTCAGCTTATTGAGATGCTTCTCTCCATCGAAGAAGGTGTGAAATCTTTTTCAGTCAGTTTTTCCCAAAATGGCTCAATGATGCAAGATATTGTTACGTCGCATGTTTTGAAAAAACTGGCACGTGAATATGCCGATATGTTTGGTGGAAGTGATGCTATCATCAACCTTGTCTATCATCAATGGATGGGTGCATTTCCACGTGATAAAAACCTCTCTGACTCACTCATCAACACCAATACGGTCATCGCAGCGATGGTACGAGCCGATAAAATCATCATCAAAACCCGTGATGAAGCTTTTGGCATTCCCACTATGCAGTGCAACGCCCAATCGGTTGCCAATACCAAATACACGCTTCGCACGCTTAAAGGACTGCCCGTCGTACATGACGCAGAAGAAGAAGAGAATTTGGAACTGGAAGTGCGAGCTATCATGGACGCGGTTTTTAACGACCCTGCCGATACGTTGTGGCGCAAAGTGTTCAATACGATTAAAAATGGTTTGATTGATGTCCCTTTTTCACCGCACATTATCAATCACAATGAAGTCATAACGATTCGTGATGAGTCTGGCAATATTCGCATTATTGAAAAAGGCAAACTTCCACTACCTGATCGCTGTTTTGCGTATGAAAAATCAAAGGTCAATCTGCCTGAGAGCAAAACCGAAGTCATCAATAAAATTATCCATGATATAGGGGCAATGCTATGA
- the glmS gene encoding methylaspartate mutase subunit S, with product MKVVTGVVGNDIHVVANRLIDISLQARGFEVFNLGVNTSLEEFIDAVVETDADILLISSLNGEAEGWCRDLQFLRSEYDLKEVIFVIGGNLAVGEAAQSDIIPKYKSYGFDLVFHQIDLNTGLDEIERFVKERA from the coding sequence ATGAAAGTAGTTACAGGTGTAGTGGGTAATGACATCCATGTGGTCGCAAACAGACTCATCGATATATCATTGCAAGCGAGAGGTTTTGAGGTGTTTAACCTAGGGGTCAATACCTCTTTGGAAGAGTTTATTGACGCTGTTGTTGAAACAGATGCAGATATTCTACTGATCTCTTCCCTTAATGGCGAAGCGGAGGGGTGGTGTCGTGACTTGCAATTTTTGCGCTCTGAGTATGATCTCAAAGAAGTTATTTTTGTGATCGGTGGCAATTTAGCGGTGGGTGAAGCGGCGCAAAGCGACATTATTCCCAAATATAAATCGTATGGGTTTGACCTTGTCTTTCATCAAATTGATCTCAATACGGGACTTGATGAAATTGAGCGTTTTGTAAAGGAGCGAGCATGA
- the rraA gene encoding ribonuclease E activity regulator RraA, producing MKFYTADLCDKFPEYTQVLEPIMKSYGGAKRMMGQIVTVKLSGSNKTLIELLKSEGYGQIAVVDVDANYTAVVGDNLMKFAYENNWAGIVINGYVRDTKNTKEIDVGLFALGTCPKKTMEVCEGFLHVTVNFGGISFNEGDYLYADRDGIIVSSLPLEM from the coding sequence ATGAAATTTTACACGGCAGATCTTTGCGATAAATTTCCAGAATACACCCAAGTGCTTGAACCTATTATGAAATCGTACGGTGGTGCTAAGCGTATGATGGGGCAAATTGTTACGGTCAAACTTTCAGGCAGTAACAAAACACTCATTGAGCTACTTAAAAGCGAAGGTTATGGCCAAATTGCTGTGGTAGATGTTGATGCAAACTATACCGCCGTTGTTGGGGACAACCTCATGAAATTTGCTTATGAAAATAATTGGGCTGGAATTGTGATCAACGGTTATGTACGTGATACTAAAAATACCAAAGAGATTGACGTAGGACTTTTTGCCCTCGGAACCTGTCCCAAAAAGACGATGGAAGTATGTGAGGGATTTTTACATGTAACGGTAAATTTTGGAGGAATTAGCTTTAACGAAGGCGATTATCTTTATGCAGATCGTGATGGTATTATTGTGAGTTCTCTGCCTTTGGAGATGTAA
- a CDS encoding ATP-dependent Clp protease ATP-binding subunit, which produces MDSLFDQLTNQMREAIESAISLALHSKNSEATPLHVTWGLITNSASILNQVFNKMNIDKSAIELEVKSEVQKLPTASHVTKESISVSRSLVETLQKAEGLMKQKGDSYLSVDTWLLVNIDSDPLKKILGKYLDLLQFKKNLEALRGGKKIDKQSSDENLESLDKYGINLTKLAAEGKLNPVIGRDEEIHRMMQILIRKTKNNPILIGEPGTGKTAIAEGLALKISHNDVPLSLQNKSVIALDMSALIAGAKYRGEFEDRLKAVIDEVKKSGNIILFIDEIHTIVGAGASEGSMDAANILKPALARGELHTIGATTLKEYRKYFEKDVALQRRFQPVTVNEPSINEALQILRGIKESLEAHHHVTIMDSALVAAAKLSSRYISDRYLPDKAIDLIDEAAAELKMQIESEPTELSRIKRLMSTLMVEKEALLMEKNKKNEERIGMIEKELGDAKEKRSSLEIQFETEKSVFNDIASIKTKSEALRREAENAKKNSDFNKAAEIEYGKLPELLKQEEELKARWEKMVENGTLLKNSVDEEMIATIVSKWTGIPVNKMLQGEKAKVLAVEEHLKKEVVGQDAAIHAIGRAIKRNKAGLSEQNKPIGSFLFLGPTGVGKTQSAKALANFLFDTTKALIRFDMSEYMEKHSVSRLVGAPPGYVGYDEGGQLTEAVRRKPYSVVLFDEIEKAHPDVFNILLQVLDEGRLTDNKGITVDFKNTIIILTSNIASDKIMAYEGEKRTEEVMKELRAHFKPEFLNRLDDIIIFNPLTEDGLREIVTIMFKDIETKLAAKEIKAELTVAAKALIAEAGFDPVYGARPLKRALYELVEDKLAELILEEKLHEGESIVIDAKNGEIVIKQH; this is translated from the coding sequence ATGGACTCACTTTTTGATCAATTAACCAATCAAATGCGAGAAGCAATTGAGAGCGCTATTAGCCTTGCACTGCATTCAAAAAATTCTGAAGCAACCCCTTTACATGTAACATGGGGGCTCATTACGAATTCAGCTTCTATTCTCAATCAGGTTTTCAATAAAATGAATATTGATAAGAGTGCTATAGAGCTTGAAGTAAAGAGCGAAGTTCAAAAACTTCCCACAGCATCCCATGTAACAAAAGAAAGTATCTCAGTTTCTCGTAGTCTTGTTGAAACATTACAAAAAGCCGAAGGTTTAATGAAACAAAAAGGCGACAGCTATCTTTCCGTGGATACATGGTTACTTGTGAATATCGACAGTGATCCCCTCAAAAAGATTTTAGGTAAATACCTTGATCTTTTACAGTTTAAGAAAAACCTTGAAGCGCTGCGTGGTGGCAAGAAAATTGATAAGCAAAGTAGTGATGAAAATCTTGAATCGCTTGATAAATATGGTATTAATTTAACGAAACTTGCTGCTGAGGGGAAACTCAATCCTGTCATCGGACGGGATGAAGAGATCCATCGTATGATGCAGATTTTAATTCGTAAAACTAAAAACAACCCGATTTTAATTGGGGAACCAGGAACAGGTAAAACAGCGATCGCTGAAGGTTTGGCGCTTAAAATTTCTCACAATGATGTGCCTTTAAGCCTTCAAAATAAAAGCGTGATTGCTTTAGATATGAGTGCACTGATCGCAGGTGCAAAATACCGTGGTGAGTTTGAAGACAGGCTCAAAGCTGTTATTGATGAAGTGAAGAAAAGTGGCAATATCATTCTCTTTATTGATGAAATTCATACCATTGTAGGTGCGGGTGCGAGTGAAGGCAGTATGGATGCGGCAAACATTTTAAAGCCAGCTCTAGCACGTGGAGAACTTCATACGATTGGGGCAACAACGCTGAAAGAGTACCGCAAATATTTTGAAAAAGATGTGGCTTTACAACGTCGTTTTCAACCTGTTACGGTCAATGAACCTAGTATCAATGAGGCATTGCAAATTTTAAGAGGCATCAAAGAGAGCTTGGAAGCGCACCATCATGTCACGATTATGGATTCTGCGTTAGTGGCAGCTGCAAAGCTTAGTTCTCGTTACATTAGTGATCGTTATTTACCTGATAAAGCGATTGACCTTATCGATGAAGCAGCGGCCGAACTTAAAATGCAAATTGAGAGTGAGCCAACGGAGCTCAGTCGTATTAAACGTCTGATGAGTACGTTGATGGTTGAAAAAGAAGCGCTTTTAATGGAAAAAAACAAGAAAAATGAAGAGCGCATCGGTATGATCGAAAAAGAGCTAGGTGATGCCAAAGAGAAACGTAGTTCGCTTGAAATTCAATTTGAAACGGAAAAAAGTGTCTTTAATGACATTGCTTCCATTAAAACAAAATCCGAAGCATTGCGTCGTGAGGCAGAAAATGCTAAAAAGAACAGTGATTTTAACAAAGCTGCTGAAATTGAGTATGGTAAATTGCCGGAGCTTCTCAAACAAGAAGAGGAGCTTAAAGCCAGATGGGAAAAGATGGTAGAGAACGGGACATTGTTGAAAAACAGTGTGGATGAAGAGATGATCGCAACCATTGTGAGCAAATGGACGGGTATTCCGGTGAACAAAATGCTTCAAGGCGAAAAAGCTAAGGTTTTAGCGGTTGAAGAGCATCTTAAAAAAGAGGTTGTAGGGCAAGATGCAGCCATTCATGCGATTGGGCGCGCTATTAAGCGCAATAAAGCAGGGCTTAGTGAGCAAAATAAACCCATCGGTAGCTTCCTCTTTTTAGGACCAACGGGTGTGGGTAAAACGCAAAGTGCTAAGGCGCTGGCAAACTTCTTGTTTGATACCACCAAAGCGCTCATTCGTTTTGATATGAGCGAATACATGGAAAAACACTCGGTCAGTCGTTTGGTCGGTGCACCTCCAGGCTATGTTGGGTATGATGAAGGCGGACAACTTACCGAAGCGGTACGTAGAAAACCGTACAGTGTTGTACTGTTTGATGAGATCGAAAAAGCGCATCCTGATGTCTTTAATATCTTACTTCAAGTATTGGATGAAGGGCGTTTGACGGACAACAAAGGTATTACGGTTGATTTTAAAAACACGATTATCATACTAACGTCGAACATCGCTAGCGATAAAATTATGGCGTATGAGGGTGAAAAACGTACCGAAGAGGTCATGAAAGAGTTACGTGCACATTTCAAACCTGAATTTTTGAACCGTTTGGATGACATTATTATCTTCAATCCTTTAACCGAAGATGGATTACGTGAGATCGTAACTATTATGTTCAAAGACATTGAAACCAAACTGGCTGCCAAAGAGATTAAAGCAGAACTTACCGTTGCGGCAAAAGCTTTGATAGCAGAAGCAGGGTTTGATCCTGTGTATGGTGCACGTCCACTTAAACGTGCTCTGTATGAACTTGTGGAAGATAAACTGGCGGAACTGATTTTGGAAGAGAAGTTGCACGAGGGCGAAAGCATCGTCATTGATGCAAAAAATGGTGAAATCGTTATCAAACAACACTAA
- the purC gene encoding phosphoribosylaminoimidazolesuccinocarboxamide synthase: MNKGEMLYEGKGKKLFLTDDENLLISEFKDDLTAFNAEKRGNEAGKGALNCKISTQLFHLLEKHSIKTHLVKTLNDTEQLIKRVKIIPIEVVVRNIATGSLAKRLAIKDGTVLPFTLVEFYYKDDALGDPIINDEHCLLLNLVKSESDLEELKRLGREINSIMKSFFAERKLKLVDFKVEFGVDKDGNILLSDEISPDSCRFWDMDTNEKLDKDRFRQGIGDVKVAYEEVLKRILSH; encoded by the coding sequence GTGAACAAAGGTGAAATGTTATACGAAGGTAAAGGTAAAAAACTTTTTTTAACAGATGATGAGAATCTTTTAATTTCAGAGTTTAAAGATGATTTGACAGCATTTAATGCAGAAAAAAGAGGCAATGAAGCAGGAAAAGGCGCACTAAATTGTAAAATTAGTACACAACTATTTCACCTTCTTGAAAAACACAGTATTAAAACACATTTGGTCAAAACACTTAATGATACAGAGCAACTGATTAAAAGAGTTAAAATTATTCCTATTGAAGTCGTTGTTAGAAATATAGCAACAGGCTCTTTGGCAAAACGTCTTGCGATTAAAGATGGTACGGTTCTTCCTTTTACACTCGTAGAATTTTATTATAAAGATGATGCTCTTGGTGACCCTATCATCAATGATGAGCACTGCTTACTTCTTAATTTGGTTAAAAGTGAATCAGACCTTGAAGAACTTAAACGTCTTGGTCGCGAAATCAACTCTATTATGAAAAGCTTTTTTGCTGAGCGTAAACTCAAACTCGTTGACTTTAAAGTTGAATTTGGTGTTGATAAAGACGGTAATATCCTTCTTTCTGATGAAATTAGCCCTGATAGCTGCCGTTTTTGGGATATGGATACTAATGAAAAACTTGATAAAGACAGATTTAGACAAGGGATAGGTGATGTAAAAGTTGCTTACGAAGAGGTCTTAAAACGTATCTTGTCGCACTAA
- the purS gene encoding phosphoribosylformylglycinamidine synthase subunit PurS, which yields MKVIVNIQLKNGVLDPQGKAVHHALSSLKFDEVNDVRIGKQIILDIEQSDKASAEKRVKIMCEELLANTVIDDYTIEFPTC from the coding sequence ATGAAAGTTATTGTCAATATTCAACTCAAGAATGGCGTTTTAGATCCACAAGGTAAAGCAGTTCATCATGCACTCTCTTCTTTAAAATTTGATGAAGTAAATGATGTACGTATAGGAAAACAAATTATTCTTGATATTGAACAAAGTGATAAAGCAAGTGCTGAAAAGAGAGTCAAAATTATGTGTGAAGAGCTTTTAGCCAATACCGTTATTGATGACTATACGATTGAGTTTCCAACATGCTAG
- the purQ gene encoding phosphoribosylformylglycinamidine synthase subunit PurQ has product MLVAVAVFPGTNCEIDTKYAFEKLGQKVVLVFHKEEKLPEGTDLVVLPGGFSYGDYLRSAAIAKFSPIMKAVIEFANHGGKVLGICNGFQMLVEARLLPGAMKRNENVHFISQFHHLKVVNNDNTFLRQCKIGELLNIPIAHGEGSFYIDEAGLKELYDNHQVLLTYCDEKGNVQNPNGSVDSIAGICNKAKNVFGLMPHPERAIEQILGSDDGVKMLNGFIN; this is encoded by the coding sequence ATGCTAGTTGCTGTCGCCGTATTTCCAGGAACAAACTGTGAAATCGATACTAAATATGCTTTTGAAAAACTGGGACAAAAGGTTGTCCTTGTTTTTCATAAAGAAGAGAAGCTACCAGAGGGAACCGATTTAGTCGTTCTTCCTGGTGGTTTTAGTTATGGAGATTACTTAAGAAGTGCTGCCATTGCTAAATTTTCTCCTATTATGAAAGCTGTTATTGAGTTTGCAAATCACGGCGGCAAAGTTCTTGGCATTTGCAATGGTTTTCAAATGCTTGTAGAAGCACGCTTGCTTCCAGGTGCTATGAAGCGTAATGAAAATGTTCATTTTATCTCACAGTTTCATCATCTCAAAGTGGTAAACAACGATAATACTTTTCTACGTCAATGCAAAATAGGTGAACTTTTAAATATTCCCATTGCTCATGGTGAAGGTAGCTTCTATATTGATGAAGCTGGACTCAAAGAACTTTATGATAACCACCAAGTTCTTCTTACCTATTGTGATGAAAAAGGAAATGTACAAAATCCAAATGGCTCTGTGGATTCCATTGCTGGTATTTGTAATAAAGCTAAAAATGTTTTTGGACTTATGCCTCATCCAGAGCGTGCGATTGAGCAGATACTTGGTTCTGACGATGGCGTCAAAATGCTTAATGGTTTTATAAATTAA
- a CDS encoding lysophospholipid acyltransferase family protein has product MKILAKIRGFYVMIEFVITVLMTIVLMYAFRNHTHPIRRTWGRLQTFLMGFSIKQIGEASPLTTLLVMNHQSLVDIVALETIYPKNLCWIAKKEIEDIPLFGHIIPAPRMISIDRSDKRSIIKMIKEGKERISEGRVLAMFPEGTRGYGDKLLKFQSGAKVLAEKLDLIVQPTIIVGTRHILDSKNLDAHGGEVRVIYLDPINPKEDEAWFEKMYHAMEERLALELAS; this is encoded by the coding sequence GTGAAAATATTAGCAAAAATTAGAGGTTTTTATGTGATGATAGAATTTGTCATCACCGTTCTTATGACCATTGTTTTAATGTATGCTTTCCGTAACCATACACATCCTATAAGACGTACATGGGGACGATTACAAACCTTTTTAATGGGCTTTAGTATCAAACAAATAGGTGAAGCATCGCCTTTGACCACACTTTTAGTCATGAACCATCAAAGTCTTGTAGATATTGTCGCTCTTGAAACTATTTATCCTAAAAATCTTTGTTGGATTGCTAAAAAAGAGATTGAAGATATTCCACTTTTTGGTCATATTATCCCTGCGCCTCGTATGATTTCCATTGATCGTAGCGATAAGCGCTCTATCATCAAAATGATTAAAGAGGGAAAAGAGCGTATCAGTGAAGGGCGTGTCCTTGCCATGTTTCCAGAAGGTACACGTGGGTATGGCGATAAACTTCTAAAGTTTCAAAGTGGCGCAAAAGTTTTGGCTGAAAAGTTAGACCTAATTGTGCAACCTACCATTATTGTGGGAACTCGACATATTCTTGATTCAAAAAATCTTGACGCACATGGTGGAGAAGTTAGAGTCATCTATCTTGACCCTATCAATCCTAAAGAGGATGAAGCATGGTTTGAGAAAATGTACCATGCTATGGAAGAGAGATTGGCTCTCGAATTAGCTTCTTAA
- the htpG gene encoding molecular chaperone HtpG yields MSKHQFQTEVTQLLDLMIHSLYSNKEIFLRELVSNASDALDKLNYLALTDEKYKALSYTPRVDIAINKEAKTLTISDSGIGMNKEELVENLGTIAKSGTKSFLANLSGDKKKDSSLIGQFGVGFYSAFMVANKIDVISRKAGEETAYMWSSTAGAEYDITEVTKESHGTSITLYLKDDEDEFLEFYRIQEVIKKYSNHIQFPIFMDKEVKEYDDEGKEKSSEIKNEQINKASALWTVAKSQIKPEEYKDFYKQISHDSTDPLLWSHTKAEGTFEYTTLFYIPSTPPMDLFRMDYKPGVKLYVKRVFITDDEKELLPTYLRFVKGIIDAEDLPLNVSREILQQNRILETIKKASVKKILSELKSLKEKDAEKYLEFYKNFGRVIKEGLYNDWDNKEALLELVLFKSSKRDGLVSLKEYKESMKEDQKSIYYITGENERILRNSPLIEQFKAKDIEVLLLDEEVDAIVFPMVGEYDKTPIKPVNNSDIDEEIKEDKEKVEEDEKTYKEILVKMKEILKDDAKDVKISSRLSDSPSCLVYDKNDPDFQMQQMLKQMGQDNLPTVKPILEINPEHEIFKKLSAKSDLLELNDVAFLLLDQAKLQEGMKIEDTAAFAKRLNKFIAKAL; encoded by the coding sequence ATGTCAAAACATCAATTTCAAACCGAAGTCACTCAGCTTTTAGACCTGATGATTCACTCACTCTACTCCAACAAAGAGATTTTTTTACGTGAGCTTGTTTCCAACGCTTCTGATGCTCTTGATAAGCTTAATTACCTCGCGCTAACCGATGAAAAATACAAAGCGCTCTCTTATACTCCACGTGTTGATATTGCCATCAATAAAGAAGCTAAAACCTTAACCATCAGCGATAGCGGTATTGGTATGAACAAAGAAGAGTTGGTGGAAAATCTTGGAACAATTGCAAAAAGTGGCACCAAATCATTCTTGGCAAACCTCAGTGGTGACAAGAAAAAAGATTCGAGTCTGATTGGTCAATTTGGTGTTGGCTTTTACTCAGCGTTTATGGTTGCCAATAAAATCGATGTTATCAGTCGCAAAGCAGGTGAAGAAACCGCTTATATGTGGAGCTCAACCGCAGGAGCGGAGTATGACATTACCGAAGTTACCAAAGAGAGTCACGGAACATCCATTACCCTTTACCTCAAAGACGATGAAGATGAATTTTTAGAGTTTTACCGCATTCAAGAGGTCATTAAAAAATACTCAAACCACATTCAATTCCCTATTTTCATGGACAAAGAAGTCAAAGAGTACGACGATGAAGGCAAAGAAAAAAGCAGTGAGATCAAAAACGAGCAAATCAACAAAGCCAGCGCGCTTTGGACAGTAGCCAAAAGTCAAATTAAACCCGAAGAGTACAAAGATTTTTACAAACAAATCTCACACGATAGCACCGATCCACTTTTGTGGAGTCATACCAAAGCGGAAGGAACCTTTGAGTACACGACCCTCTTCTACATTCCTTCAACACCTCCTATGGACTTGTTTAGAATGGACTATAAACCAGGTGTCAAGCTTTACGTTAAACGTGTGTTTATCACCGATGATGAGAAAGAGTTGCTTCCAACTTACCTTCGTTTTGTCAAGGGTATCATCGATGCGGAAGACTTACCGCTGAACGTTAGCCGTGAGATTTTACAACAAAATCGAATTTTAGAGACGATCAAAAAAGCTTCCGTGAAAAAAATCTTGAGTGAACTTAAATCACTCAAAGAAAAAGATGCAGAAAAATACCTTGAATTTTACAAAAACTTCGGGCGTGTCATCAAAGAAGGCTTGTACAACGACTGGGACAATAAAGAAGCGCTTTTAGAGCTCGTACTGTTCAAATCGTCTAAACGCGATGGACTTGTCAGCCTCAAAGAGTATAAAGAGAGCATGAAAGAGGATCAAAAAAGCATCTACTACATCACGGGCGAAAATGAGCGCATCCTTCGTAACTCTCCACTGATTGAGCAGTTTAAAGCCAAAGATATTGAAGTGTTACTCCTCGATGAAGAAGTCGATGCCATCGTCTTCCCAATGGTCGGAGAGTACGATAAAACACCAATCAAACCGGTCAATAACTCAGACATTGACGAAGAGATCAAAGAAGACAAAGAAAAAGTCGAAGAAGACGAGAAAACCTACAAAGAGATTTTGGTGAAAATGAAAGAGATTTTAAAAGACGATGCCAAAGATGTCAAAATCTCTAGCCGTTTAAGCGACTCTCCATCATGCCTCGTGTACGATAAAAACGACCCAGATTTCCAAATGCAACAGATGCTCAAACAGATGGGACAAGACAATCTCCCTACCGTTAAACCTATCTTAGAGATCAACCCTGAGCATGAGATTTTCAAAAAATTAAGTGCAAAATCTGATCTTTTAGAGCTCAATGACGTTGCTTTCTTACTTCTCGATCAAGCCAAACTGCAAGAAGGTATGAAGATCGAAGATACCGCCGCCTTTGCCAAACGTTTGAATAAATTTATCGCTAAAGCCCTTTAA